Proteins found in one Haloferax litoreum genomic segment:
- a CDS encoding SDR family oxidoreductase: MRVAILGCGYVGLQLARQLVVDGHDVWGVRRSEAGLDAVADTGAEAVRADVTDEASLAAIPDVDHVVFAASSGGRGADAARTIFVDGLRTAIDHFTARDDPPERLVYTSSTGVYGDHDGAFVDESTPLDPTTDKTRVLAEAERVAREYAAERGLDGTVARFAGLYGPDRYRLERYLDGPVTEGYLNMVHRDDAAGTVAYLLETDRARDDTVLVVDDEPVSKHEFADWLADECGVPRPEKRTKQERLDAGDLSEAARRRILTSKRCSNDYLHELGYEFIHPTYQSGYRAAIDAFRANRS; the protein is encoded by the coding sequence ATGAGGGTCGCCATCCTCGGGTGCGGATACGTCGGCCTCCAACTCGCACGGCAACTTGTCGTCGACGGGCACGACGTGTGGGGCGTTCGACGCTCTGAAGCGGGCCTCGACGCCGTCGCCGACACGGGTGCTGAAGCGGTGCGTGCCGACGTGACCGACGAAGCGAGTCTCGCGGCGATTCCTGACGTCGACCACGTCGTCTTCGCGGCGAGTTCCGGTGGTCGGGGGGCCGACGCCGCGCGCACCATCTTCGTCGACGGTCTGCGGACTGCTATCGACCACTTCACCGCTCGCGACGACCCGCCGGAGCGTCTCGTCTACACGTCGAGTACGGGCGTCTATGGCGACCACGACGGAGCCTTCGTCGACGAGTCGACGCCGCTTGACCCGACCACGGACAAGACGCGCGTCTTGGCCGAAGCGGAACGTGTCGCCCGCGAGTACGCCGCCGAACGGGGGCTCGACGGCACAGTCGCGCGGTTCGCGGGTCTCTACGGACCTGACCGCTACCGCCTCGAACGATATCTCGACGGTCCAGTCACGGAGGGGTATCTCAACATGGTCCACCGCGACGACGCCGCTGGTACCGTCGCGTACCTCCTCGAAACCGACCGTGCACGCGACGACACGGTCCTCGTCGTCGACGACGAACCCGTCTCGAAACACGAGTTCGCCGATTGGTTGGCCGACGAGTGCGGCGTCCCGCGTCCCGAAAAACGAACGAAACAGGAACGACTCGACGCGGGTGACCTCTCGGAGGCGGCCCGACGTCGTATCCTCACGAGCAAGCGGTGTTCGAACGACTACCTTCACGAACTCGGCTATGAG
- a CDS encoding DUF5791 family protein yields the protein MLYDAVARPGTVSPDELRAAYEDEVRAAVDAAGVDAAADVADVSEDILSNGVLELTLEQAASILALTDGNPDADAIAWEFRDHLLMGMTTGILDVDTLAAEVDLDLSGQEIQQAIEGRTAATLSELAAIHHAIAVRNER from the coding sequence ATGTTGTACGACGCCGTAGCGCGACCCGGCACCGTGTCGCCCGACGAACTTCGGGCCGCCTACGAGGACGAAGTCCGTGCCGCAGTCGATGCCGCTGGCGTAGACGCCGCCGCGGACGTTGCCGACGTCTCCGAAGATATCCTCTCGAACGGCGTGTTGGAGTTGACGCTCGAACAGGCCGCCTCGATTCTCGCACTCACCGACGGCAACCCGGACGCCGACGCCATCGCGTGGGAGTTCCGCGACCACCTCCTCATGGGCATGACCACCGGTATCCTCGACGTGGACACACTCGCCGCCGAAGTCGACCTCGACCTCTCGGGCCAAGAGATTCAACAGGCCATCGAGGGCCGAACTGCGGCGACGCTCTCCGAACTCGCCGCCATCCACCACGCCATCGCCGTCCGAAACGAGCGATGA
- a CDS encoding DUF7286 family protein, which yields MVSVRLAEDDRGRVPFALLGVLLLVGSATFSGALSAHDPVTDRRVEDAVERATAQTDAAVRAAVRDAAREAAANPVTTRANTTVGRVLSENQTFRDSLRLRIALATEERLRAISARRGGVHATASIPRPTNESTLRSAMDRVSLDGRENGTMLVVTVEDIAVSAQRDGTRVADESLTTTVGVRTPVLALHDRTETFERRLDAGATDGGTLDATVTTALWAAAWTRGWSQYAGAPIENIVSNEHAALATNAGVLLTEQQTFGTSDADARAAVGRAAVRTGVRSLLSQTGANGAPALADALPAPNEVDDPPSSTIPTDQTIEAAVGSAADHALVSLLDGTGGDSLDDVVADAHRATVSVESDVHVVQHTSDPPVDAGSDWTLVDTTTETTSSVTTLPTRTPAVAPDTVVASAASRMVTTREQTTKTWRLGNETVESEEQTVKKTRVDVAVVVEPDAVHGSARPIDPLLSPGGPLDGENFAAATTVADDIVSTRGGFDGLARDVAAGDVPSPESVGAPRPSGLDAWIRADLVSLHQRVRNRSRTVSARAVAAGEVNPAAELAADLRSDRGELVDAPAAYDGVADRARVAVRAAYLDRVLVELDHRANQTAAATGAADEAAQDANVGSLSAAVAAERTARQVLGTTRPAQQTSRPDGVRFVPDADPMYLSLGGLSGSAVPTVDRAGTYHPLVARNTNLFTVPYGDATDTVLEPVFGARRRVSLRVAAHALLAADDTLAVSNGTDETLRERRDTLELAVVRATVPAEEAARDTLTQHTDLGVTERQRVLESTLGRWDDPEHRALAVTNGSAARAIAVSATAPGTVEADLLELRLDDAFRSVRRSRSTTVPQRLTNRTVESTRTVRQDAIASAATDVVRNETEDAVEKRLDDTLDARFDRSFRRVPAGMPVAPVPGYWYATVNVWDVAVAGEFAQFRVHARGGETESLTYARDGSVVALDWDEDGARETVGRGERVAFDVETAIVVAVPPSGIGVGDVDGDADERSAGWDGGPGCTVAADCRAS from the coding sequence GTGGTCTCCGTGAGACTCGCCGAAGACGACCGGGGACGGGTCCCGTTCGCCCTGCTCGGGGTGCTCCTCCTCGTCGGGAGTGCGACGTTCTCGGGTGCGCTCTCGGCCCACGACCCTGTCACGGACCGACGAGTCGAAGACGCGGTCGAACGAGCGACTGCACAGACCGACGCCGCAGTTCGAGCAGCAGTCCGCGACGCGGCGCGTGAGGCCGCCGCGAATCCCGTGACGACGCGGGCGAACACGACGGTCGGTCGGGTTCTCTCGGAGAACCAGACCTTCCGCGACTCTCTCCGTCTCCGAATCGCCCTCGCCACCGAAGAACGGCTTCGAGCCATCTCCGCCCGGCGTGGCGGCGTCCACGCGACGGCCTCGATTCCGCGGCCAACGAACGAATCGACCCTTCGCAGCGCGATGGACCGCGTCTCTCTCGACGGACGGGAGAACGGAACGATGCTCGTCGTCACCGTCGAAGATATCGCAGTCAGCGCACAGCGAGACGGCACCCGCGTCGCCGACGAGTCACTCACGACGACTGTCGGCGTCCGAACGCCAGTCCTCGCGCTCCACGACCGGACGGAGACCTTCGAGCGTCGCCTCGACGCGGGCGCGACGGACGGCGGCACACTGGACGCGACGGTCACGACAGCACTCTGGGCAGCAGCGTGGACTCGTGGATGGAGTCAGTACGCCGGTGCACCCATCGAGAACATCGTCTCGAACGAACACGCCGCGTTGGCGACGAACGCTGGGGTCCTCCTCACCGAACAGCAAACGTTCGGGACGTCCGACGCTGACGCTCGCGCGGCGGTCGGCCGTGCTGCCGTCAGAACCGGTGTCCGAAGCCTCCTGTCACAGACCGGAGCGAACGGTGCACCTGCACTGGCGGACGCACTCCCAGCCCCGAACGAAGTAGACGACCCGCCCTCGTCGACCATCCCGACAGACCAAACTATCGAGGCGGCCGTCGGTTCTGCGGCGGACCACGCACTCGTCTCACTCCTCGATGGAACCGGTGGTGACTCACTCGACGACGTGGTCGCCGACGCACACCGGGCGACGGTCTCGGTCGAATCCGACGTTCACGTCGTCCAGCACACGAGCGACCCCCCAGTCGATGCTGGTTCCGACTGGACGCTCGTAGACACGACGACTGAGACGACTTCGTCGGTCACGACACTGCCCACGCGGACGCCCGCCGTCGCCCCTGACACCGTCGTCGCGTCGGCGGCCTCTCGGATGGTGACGACCCGCGAGCAGACCACGAAGACGTGGCGACTCGGCAACGAGACGGTCGAATCGGAGGAACAGACGGTCAAGAAGACGCGCGTCGACGTCGCGGTGGTCGTCGAACCCGACGCTGTCCACGGTTCAGCGCGACCTATCGACCCTCTGCTCTCACCGGGTGGTCCACTCGACGGCGAGAACTTCGCCGCCGCGACGACTGTCGCTGACGACATCGTCTCCACCCGTGGCGGATTCGACGGACTCGCTCGCGACGTGGCCGCGGGTGACGTGCCGTCACCCGAGTCGGTCGGCGCACCTCGGCCTTCTGGTCTCGACGCGTGGATTCGCGCCGACCTCGTCAGTCTCCACCAGCGAGTCCGCAACCGAAGTCGAACCGTCTCGGCCCGCGCCGTCGCCGCCGGTGAGGTGAACCCCGCGGCGGAACTCGCCGCGGACCTCCGTTCCGACCGGGGCGAACTCGTCGATGCACCCGCCGCCTACGACGGCGTCGCCGACAGGGCACGCGTCGCGGTTCGCGCCGCGTATCTGGACCGCGTGCTGGTGGAACTCGACCACCGCGCCAATCAAACCGCCGCCGCGACTGGCGCGGCAGACGAGGCGGCACAGGATGCGAACGTCGGGTCGCTCTCGGCGGCAGTCGCTGCCGAACGGACTGCTCGACAGGTTCTGGGGACGACGCGACCGGCACAGCAGACCAGTCGTCCTGATGGTGTCCGGTTCGTTCCCGACGCGGACCCGATGTACCTCTCGCTCGGCGGACTCTCGGGGTCCGCCGTTCCGACTGTCGACCGCGCAGGGACGTACCACCCCCTCGTCGCCCGCAACACCAACCTGTTCACCGTCCCCTACGGGGATGCGACAGACACCGTTCTCGAACCCGTCTTCGGCGCTCGTCGTCGCGTCTCCCTTCGAGTTGCGGCCCACGCACTTCTCGCTGCTGACGATACGTTGGCGGTGTCGAACGGAACGGACGAGACCCTCCGTGAACGCCGCGATACACTCGAACTCGCCGTCGTCCGGGCGACGGTTCCGGCCGAAGAAGCGGCCCGCGACACGCTCACCCAGCACACCGACCTCGGCGTCACCGAACGACAGCGGGTACTGGAATCGACGCTCGGCCGATGGGACGACCCGGAACACAGAGCGCTAGCGGTTACGAACGGGTCCGCCGCACGTGCTATCGCCGTGTCGGCAACTGCACCGGGAACTGTCGAAGCGGACCTCCTCGAACTCCGTCTCGACGACGCCTTCCGGTCTGTCCGCCGGAGTCGGTCGACGACAGTTCCACAACGACTCACGAACCGAACCGTCGAATCGACGCGGACCGTCCGACAGGACGCCATCGCCTCCGCGGCGACTGACGTGGTGAGGAACGAGACTGAAGACGCCGTCGAGAAGCGTCTCGACGACACGCTGGATGCGCGATTCGACCGGTCGTTCCGCCGCGTCCCGGCCGGGATGCCAGTCGCTCCCGTCCCCGGATACTGGTACGCGACGGTCAACGTGTGGGACGTCGCAGTCGCTGGCGAGTTCGCACAGTTCCGCGTCCACGCCCGCGGCGGCGAAACCGAGTCGCTGACCTACGCCCGCGATGGGTCCGTCGTCGCACTCGATTGGGACGAAGACGGGGCGCGGGAGACAGTCGGTCGCGGCGAACGTGTCGCCTTCGACGTGGAGACGGCTATCGTCGTCGCTGTCCCACCGTCGGGAATCGGCGTGGGCGACGTAGACGGTGACGCTGACGAACGCTCTGCGGGGTGGGACGGCGGACCGGGATGCACCGTCGCTGCCGACTGTCGGGCGTCGTGA
- a CDS encoding DUF7284 family protein translates to MTDLVFDVTLCLLLVGASVGLVVTADAGAVDGGAVGIGRTTPDADSIAPSLTTSTATVQYDLEPGVDAADPSLLGADGIDSRELSRTAHGSLAGLLARATLGGTTVDGVRLTHARDDLRRQVATRVASELPARGVQIVVHWSPYPGAPIRATDTLGPTPPSSATVHAATVDIPSGFPPARGAAIAASDDGFDAIAGVVANRTVAGLFPPALARLALRGDEPVSTLMRHRYDRAGSLVGASVAPEVAREETRVANADLAAALAPRLAADMRTRYDDPQSAADAVAVGRVTIVVRTWSP, encoded by the coding sequence GTGACCGACCTCGTCTTCGACGTGACGCTCTGTCTGCTCCTCGTCGGTGCGAGCGTCGGACTGGTCGTCACCGCCGACGCGGGTGCAGTCGACGGAGGTGCGGTCGGAATCGGTCGTACTACTCCCGACGCCGATAGCATCGCACCGTCGCTGACGACGAGTACGGCGACGGTTCAGTACGACCTCGAACCCGGTGTCGACGCCGCCGACCCATCACTCCTCGGTGCCGACGGTATCGACTCTCGTGAACTCAGCCGAACTGCGCACGGAAGTCTCGCCGGGTTGCTCGCCCGGGCGACGCTCGGGGGGACCACCGTCGATGGTGTTCGCCTCACGCACGCACGGGACGATTTGCGTCGACAGGTTGCCACGCGAGTCGCGTCGGAACTTCCAGCACGCGGCGTCCAGATTGTAGTTCACTGGTCGCCGTACCCCGGCGCACCGATTCGGGCGACCGATACGCTCGGCCCGACGCCGCCGTCGTCTGCGACGGTCCATGCCGCCACCGTCGACATACCGAGCGGATTTCCACCTGCGAGGGGTGCCGCTATCGCCGCCAGCGACGACGGGTTCGACGCCATTGCGGGCGTCGTCGCAAACCGGACCGTCGCTGGACTGTTTCCACCGGCGCTCGCCCGTCTCGCACTGCGCGGCGACGAACCCGTCTCGACGTTGATGCGCCATCGGTACGACCGTGCAGGGTCGCTGGTCGGTGCATCCGTCGCCCCGGAAGTCGCCCGCGAGGAGACTCGCGTTGCGAACGCTGACCTCGCGGCGGCGCTCGCGCCGCGTCTCGCCGCCGATATGCGAACCAGATACGACGACCCCCAGAGCGCGGCCGACGCTGTCGCTGTCGGGCGCGTCACCATCGTCGTCAGGACGTGGTCTCCGTGA
- a CDS encoding DUF7285 family protein yields MSPSSRRRGQTSPVAALTALVVVFAALSGYATVLDRAHPTADRDLDSATLAAVESALTDEMGVVELSRLSDARSACPDGYSCRIVVAVDDVRRVAGPPSPTGADGSVTRVSVRTEPGRVGFGKLRVVVWS; encoded by the coding sequence ATGTCACCGTCGTCTCGGCGTAGGGGGCAAACGTCTCCAGTCGCCGCCCTCACTGCGCTGGTCGTCGTCTTCGCCGCGCTTTCGGGGTACGCGACGGTTCTGGACCGGGCGCACCCGACTGCCGACAGAGACCTCGATTCGGCAACACTCGCTGCCGTCGAGTCTGCCCTCACCGACGAGATGGGCGTCGTCGAACTCTCTCGACTCTCGGACGCTCGGTCGGCCTGTCCCGACGGATACTCCTGTCGTATCGTCGTCGCCGTCGACGACGTTCGGCGAGTCGCTGGACCTCCCTCTCCGACAGGTGCGGACGGTTCTGTGACTCGGGTCAGCGTCCGTACCGAACCCGGTCGTGTCGGATTCGGAAAACTCCGTGTGGTGGTGTGGTCGTGA
- a CDS encoding DUF7283 family protein, with protein sequence MFDAPLESLYTWTALSVAATVLLGVVAGIPTTPAPDASGVADTVDGVAVADYDATAEYPINADSVRLDARRIGLRNEGGAAHATFAFGPIVPTTPGTRLGAVAVGAPPSDVFESPAAFRAAVADAHRTDSSWRPAAESLVVRHVSWEGTDVTVVSA encoded by the coding sequence ATGTTCGACGCACCGCTCGAATCGCTGTACACGTGGACTGCACTCTCCGTCGCCGCGACGGTCCTCCTCGGCGTCGTCGCCGGGATACCGACCACACCGGCACCCGACGCGTCAGGCGTCGCCGATACTGTCGATGGCGTCGCTGTCGCCGACTACGACGCGACGGCCGAATACCCGATAAACGCCGATTCAGTCCGTCTCGACGCTCGACGCATCGGCCTCAGAAACGAGGGTGGTGCCGCACACGCGACGTTCGCGTTCGGGCCAATCGTGCCGACGACACCCGGGACGCGACTCGGTGCTGTCGCGGTGGGTGCGCCACCGAGCGACGTGTTCGAGTCGCCTGCGGCGTTTCGCGCGGCCGTCGCGGACGCTCACCGAACCGACTCGTCGTGGCGACCCGCCGCCGAATCGCTCGTCGTCCGACACGTCTCGTGGGAGGGAACGGATGTCACCGTCGTCTCGGCGTAG
- a CDS encoding pilus assembly protein, translating to MLTAVAHTLTPMLARLAPTSADPSDELRRALAFLGSETDPEVVVEAGYGAAIPAALLGWTLATVARMPTLTVLVVALAAALGSAHAVHAVPIWLATLQRTRALGSAPELVGRIALRMRIEPSVERAVAFAAHADDGPLSASLAAHTERARGTPTSGLGAFATAWRSWFPALDRSAALLQTAADVPAGERDRALDRAHEVVREGTRDRLADFVGKIRGPVTAVYAFGVLLPLALVGALPAARVAGVGISTGHVVFLYDFVLPVSLLATVAWVLVRRPVAFAPLSIDATHPAVSDHRYRAALAGLVVAVGCFVAADAVVAPWAAPLAAVGAGVGTALYVAARPMMALRVRVRAVEDSLSDVLYLVGRAVGEGEAVESALARAAESVPGEAGALLGDAVGVQRRLRVGVVESFCGDYGVLDSVPSPRVEGVVTLLGLAASEGRPAGRAIVSMADQLAALSRLDAESRRELASVTETLSNTAALFGPLVAGATVALADGMTPARTLDEAAVAAPMATSDLGVAVGVYVLVSAAVLTTLAVGIADGLDRHLVASRVGSALVSSTATFLTAFVAAGALF from the coding sequence ATGCTGACCGCCGTCGCCCACACGCTGACGCCGATGCTCGCACGACTCGCACCGACGTCTGCCGACCCGAGCGACGAGTTGCGACGTGCGCTCGCGTTCCTCGGTTCCGAGACGGACCCCGAAGTGGTCGTCGAGGCTGGATACGGGGCCGCGATTCCCGCTGCGCTTCTCGGGTGGACCCTCGCGACTGTCGCCCGAATGCCGACGCTGACGGTCCTCGTGGTTGCACTCGCCGCAGCGCTCGGGTCTGCCCACGCGGTTCACGCCGTACCAATCTGGCTGGCGACACTTCAGCGAACCCGCGCGCTCGGTAGCGCCCCCGAACTCGTCGGTCGAATCGCGCTCCGAATGCGAATCGAACCATCGGTCGAACGCGCGGTGGCGTTCGCTGCCCACGCGGACGATGGACCGCTCTCTGCCTCGCTCGCCGCACACACAGAACGCGCTCGGGGAACGCCGACGTCTGGCCTCGGCGCGTTCGCGACTGCGTGGCGCTCGTGGTTCCCTGCGCTCGACCGGTCGGCGGCGTTGCTCCAGACTGCCGCCGACGTTCCCGCAGGTGAACGTGACCGTGCACTCGACAGAGCGCACGAAGTCGTCCGCGAGGGGACGCGTGACCGCCTCGCCGACTTCGTCGGTAAGATTCGTGGCCCGGTCACTGCCGTCTACGCGTTCGGCGTCTTGCTCCCGCTTGCACTCGTCGGCGCGCTTCCTGCTGCACGGGTCGCTGGTGTCGGCATCTCCACCGGACACGTCGTCTTCCTGTACGACTTCGTACTACCAGTCAGTCTCCTCGCGACAGTCGCGTGGGTGCTCGTCCGTCGGCCCGTCGCGTTCGCCCCACTCTCGATAGACGCCACCCACCCGGCGGTGTCCGACCATCGCTACCGCGCCGCACTCGCTGGTCTCGTCGTCGCCGTCGGGTGCTTCGTCGCTGCCGATGCCGTCGTCGCCCCGTGGGCGGCACCGCTCGCGGCAGTCGGTGCTGGCGTCGGAACCGCGCTGTACGTCGCCGCCCGGCCGATGATGGCGCTCCGTGTCCGTGTGCGAGCGGTCGAAGACAGTCTCTCAGACGTGCTCTACCTCGTTGGCCGCGCGGTCGGCGAAGGCGAAGCAGTCGAGTCGGCACTCGCCCGTGCCGCCGAGTCGGTTCCCGGCGAAGCGGGTGCACTCCTCGGCGACGCGGTTGGCGTCCAGCGCCGACTTCGGGTGGGCGTCGTCGAGTCGTTTTGCGGCGACTACGGCGTCCTCGACTCGGTGCCCAGTCCTCGGGTCGAAGGCGTCGTCACCTTACTCGGACTCGCCGCCAGTGAGGGGCGTCCCGCGGGGCGAGCAATCGTCTCGATGGCCGACCAACTCGCTGCGCTCTCTCGACTCGACGCCGAGTCACGTCGCGAACTCGCCTCGGTCACGGAGACACTCTCGAACACGGCGGCACTCTTCGGGCCACTCGTCGCAGGTGCAACCGTCGCACTCGCCGACGGAATGACGCCAGCACGGACACTGGACGAAGCCGCAGTCGCCGCGCCGATGGCGACAAGCGACCTCGGTGTCGCCGTCGGCGTGTACGTTCTCGTCTCGGCCGCCGTCTTGACCACGCTGGCCGTCGGTATCGCCGACGGACTCGACAGACACCTCGTCGCGTCGCGTGTCGGGAGCGCACTCGTCTCGTCGACGGCGACGTTTCTCACCGCGTTCGTCGCCGCAGGCGCGTTGTTCTGA
- a CDS encoding type II/IV secretion system ATPase subunit, which translates to MPLDFDRSPVRAFSHASLPESLTSALVAVGAGRLIEHDTSDTCRCMSSITTPTDRLDDETATLVVDAADCPNGGSLATAPACRATVVSTLEDRDVDAVVVRTDGVERRFDDGAVGLLVAAGRFAERVGFYDDRLAERARHDPLGAAYEATGRAGPIRRAAVETGLAVGASDVEGYSDALRAVVGPTLARSRIDPHPPADARLVARTDLETGAVARRYETRHGPHYHLDPPESNLTPSAAQTLAAAHDALARGAVDAGPRAPGRAVRLVADADDPVDTLTAVLRKHTHGHGVLDDLFSDAHVSDVYVSTPADENPIRVVVDSEAMPTNVRLTPGGAASLASRLRRVSGASFSRADPTLDTVIDAGGTSIRVAGVTEPASDGLGFAFRRHDETPLTLPALVRNGTLSAEAAALCSLAVERGASVLVAGARGAGKTTFLESLLWELPSDVRAVLIEDTPELPAASLRDAGRDVQTLRTDTTGGPEPTPQEALHAALRLGDGALAVGEVRGDEAAVLYEAMRVGANASAVLGTIHGDGATDVRERVVSDLGVPASSFAATDLVVTCQRADSHRVARVEEVRPTAGDATFETLFAHDGASLAPTGTVERGDSLAIESISNPGESYADVLAVLDTRSRRLATLAETGRTDPADRTEPRLEGGSGC; encoded by the coding sequence CACGCATCGCTCCCCGAGTCACTCACCAGTGCGCTCGTTGCCGTCGGTGCTGGCCGACTGATAGAACACGACACGTCCGATACCTGCCGGTGTATGTCCTCGATTACGACCCCGACGGACCGTCTGGACGACGAGACGGCCACGCTCGTCGTGGATGCGGCCGACTGTCCGAACGGAGGGTCGCTCGCAACTGCGCCGGCGTGCCGTGCGACTGTCGTCAGTACGCTAGAGGACCGCGACGTGGACGCCGTCGTCGTCAGAACCGACGGTGTGGAGCGTCGATTCGACGACGGAGCGGTCGGCCTCCTCGTCGCCGCCGGCCGGTTCGCCGAGCGAGTCGGGTTCTACGACGACCGACTGGCCGAACGCGCCCGACACGACCCGTTGGGTGCCGCGTACGAAGCGACTGGGCGTGCGGGACCGATACGACGGGCGGCAGTCGAAACCGGACTCGCAGTGGGGGCGAGTGACGTCGAGGGCTACAGTGACGCGCTTCGGGCAGTCGTCGGGCCGACGCTCGCACGCTCACGTATCGACCCGCACCCGCCAGCAGACGCCCGACTCGTCGCACGTACCGACCTCGAGACTGGTGCAGTCGCGCGTCGGTACGAGACACGCCACGGCCCGCACTACCATCTCGACCCGCCGGAGTCGAATCTCACCCCGTCCGCGGCGCAGACGCTCGCGGCGGCACACGATGCACTCGCTCGCGGAGCGGTCGATGCCGGGCCACGGGCACCCGGCCGTGCTGTTCGTCTCGTCGCCGACGCGGACGACCCGGTGGATACGCTCACCGCGGTTCTCAGAAAACACACCCACGGACACGGTGTCCTCGACGACCTGTTCTCTGACGCTCACGTCTCAGACGTGTACGTCTCGACACCCGCCGACGAGAATCCGATTCGCGTTGTCGTCGACAGCGAGGCGATGCCGACGAACGTGCGCCTCACACCCGGCGGTGCTGCATCACTCGCTTCGCGTCTCCGTCGTGTGAGCGGTGCATCGTTCTCGCGTGCGGACCCGACGCTCGACACCGTCATCGACGCGGGTGGCACGAGTATTCGCGTCGCAGGTGTCACCGAACCGGCGAGTGACGGACTTGGGTTCGCGTTCCGCCGACACGACGAGACGCCGCTGACACTCCCCGCGTTGGTGCGAAACGGGACGCTGTCGGCAGAGGCCGCGGCCCTCTGTTCGCTCGCCGTCGAACGCGGTGCCTCGGTTCTCGTCGCCGGAGCACGAGGTGCTGGCAAGACCACGTTCCTCGAGTCGCTTCTGTGGGAACTCCCGAGTGACGTTCGGGCGGTCCTCATCGAGGATACGCCAGAACTCCCGGCAGCGAGTCTCCGAGACGCCGGGCGAGACGTGCAGACGCTCCGAACCGACACCACGGGTGGCCCCGAACCGACGCCACAGGAGGCGCTTCACGCCGCACTCCGTTTGGGTGACGGAGCACTCGCAGTCGGCGAAGTCCGCGGTGACGAGGCAGCGGTCCTCTACGAAGCGATGCGCGTCGGCGCGAACGCCAGCGCCGTCCTCGGGACGATTCACGGCGACGGCGCGACTGACGTTCGAGAGCGCGTGGTCTCCGACTTGGGAGTCCCTGCGTCGTCGTTCGCCGCGACTGACCTCGTCGTCACCTGCCAGCGCGCGGACTCACATCGTGTCGCTCGCGTCGAAGAAGTTCGTCCGACGGCGGGAGACGCGACGTTCGAGACGTTGTTCGCCCACGACGGCGCTTCGCTCGCACCGACCGGAACGGTCGAACGAGGTGATAGTCTCGCAATCGAGTCGATTTCGAATCCCGGCGAATCGTACGCCGACGTTCTCGCCGTGCTCGATACTCGGTCGAGACGACTCGCGACGCTCGCCGAGACTGGTCGGACGGACCCTGCCGACCGCACTGAACCGCGTTTGGAGGGGGGTTCCGGATGCTGA